The following proteins are co-located in the Manihot esculenta cultivar AM560-2 chromosome 7, M.esculenta_v8, whole genome shotgun sequence genome:
- the LOC110618719 gene encoding lipase 1: MLLITEPHNSISLILSSQQFSINMSSSELLHFFVFFLSTAQALLRYLLACLFQLNRASVLFFVVDAVFSVYFWFCGLTSLTVDLDDRTTMHFWTSTHRRFDKPNLVMVHGYGGDARWQFLYQVGFLSRKFNLYVPDLLFFGKSYSNRPDRTEEFQAGCLVEGLKRLGVDRFSAYSISYGGYVAYRMAEICPKEMMEKLVIVSSGVGWSDEVKIEQIKKIGRDPKELLLPTNPDDLRLLVKLSVYKGKPLKWLPDFFLQEFINVMGNNHRKEKLELLEHLLSKKADADLPILTQETLLIWGDKDNVFPVYLAHQLQRHLGPKSRVEIIKDTGHAANIESPDAVNALITSFVLGHS; the protein is encoded by the exons ATGTTACTTATCACTGAACCCCACAACTCAATTTCTTTGATTCTCAGTTCTCAACAATTCTCCATCAACATGAGCTCATCAGAGCTTCTGCATTTCTTCGTCTTCTTCCTTTCAACCGCACAAGCCCTTCTCCGATACTTGCTGGCCTGTTTATTCCAATTAAATCGGGCTTCAGTCCTCTTCTTTGTCGTTGATGCAGTTTTTTCTGTTTACTTTTGGTTCTGTGGCCTTACATCCTTAACTGTTGATTTAGATGATCGAACCACCATGCATTTTTGGACTTCCACTCATCGGAGGTTCGATAAGCCTAATCTAGTCATGGTCCATGGCTATGGTGGCGATGCACGGTGGCAATTTCTCTATCAAGTGGGTTTTCTTTCTCGGAAATTTAATCTGTATGTGCCGGATTTATTGTTCTTTGGTAAATCTTATTCCAACCGGCCGGACCGGACCGAAGAGTTTCAAGCCGGATGTTTGGTAGAAGGGTTGAAAAGATTGGGTGTGGATAGGTTTTCCGCGTACTCGATTAGCTATGGAGGGTATGTGGCGTATCGGATGGCTGAGATTTGTCCAAAAGAGATGATGGAGAAGCTTGTGATAGTGAGTAGTGGGGTAGGGTGGAGTGATGAAGTGAAGATTGAACAGATTAAGAAGATTGGAAGAGATCCAAAAGAGCTGCTTCTGCCAACAAATCCAGATGATCTGAGACTTTTAGTTAAGCTATCAGTATACAAAGGCAAGCCTTTGAAGTGGCTTCCTGACTTTTTCCTTCAAGAGTTCATCAAT GTAATGGGTAATAATCACAGAAAGGAAAAGTTAGAGCTGTTAGAGCACTTGTTGTCAAAGAAAGCAGATGCAGACCTTCCAATTCTAACCCAG GAAACACTCCTAATATGGGGCGATAAGGACAATGTCTTCCCTGTATATTTGGCCCATCAGTTGCAGAG GCACTTGGGACCAAAATCAAGAGTAGAAATAATCAAGGACACAGGCCATGCTGCAAATATTGAATCTCCTGATGCTGTAAATGCTTTGATAACCTCATTTGTTTTAGGTCACtcttaa